Proteins encoded together in one Acholeplasma hippikon window:
- the uppS gene encoding polyprenyl diphosphate synthase — MRNISNLPNHIAIILDGNGRWAKKRGLPRQLGHYQGALNLVTIANYANERGIKQLTVYAFSTENWKRPKEEVDYLMTKPVEMIEKNIEKFKSSTIKIQVKGRRDRIPEALLNSIVNLENITKDHTGLVLNVCLDYGAYDELITAMRLAKEISIEEIEKNLMVKDAVDLLIRTSGEMRVSNFLLWQIAYAEFYFTKKHWPAFSKKELEKALKSYSKRQRRFGGLNK, encoded by the coding sequence ATGAGAAATATATCAAATTTACCCAATCATATCGCAATCATTTTAGATGGTAATGGTCGTTGGGCCAAGAAACGTGGACTTCCAAGACAATTAGGGCATTATCAAGGTGCACTTAATTTAGTCACAATCGCAAACTATGCAAATGAAAGAGGCATTAAACAGTTGACTGTTTATGCTTTTTCTACTGAAAATTGGAAGCGTCCTAAAGAAGAAGTAGATTATCTAATGACTAAACCCGTTGAGATGATTGAAAAGAATATCGAGAAATTTAAATCAAGTACAATTAAAATTCAAGTTAAAGGAAGACGTGATAGAATTCCTGAAGCATTATTAAATAGTATTGTTAATTTAGAAAATATCACAAAGGACCATACAGGTTTAGTTTTAAACGTATGTTTAGATTATGGTGCTTACGATGAACTTATAACTGCAATGAGGCTTGCTAAAGAAATTAGCATAGAAGAAATTGAAAAGAACCTTATGGTAAAAGATGCTGTTGATCTATTAATTAGAACAAGTGGTGAAATGCGCGTATCAAATTTCTTGTTATGGCAAATTGCTTATGCAGAGTTTTATTTCACAAAGAAACACTGGCCAGCTTTCTCAAAGAAAGAATTAGAAAAGGCTTTAAAATCATATAGTAAACGTCAAAGACGTTTCGGGGGATTAAACAAATGA
- a CDS encoding phosphatidate cytidylyltransferase translates to MKQRIITGIILALLLVPIVSINHPVVFIIFQIVLIAAVIIASYEMLHMYEKEKKINIWVKIVIVLTTIVTYFNVGGLVNQINFYKEPSFHLITFTLQPVVITSFITVIMLALLVFVDDFSGADIGKAFTIVNYVGLGFASITMLRYMGVRFIIYIALIASMTDIFAYFVGVKFGKHKMAPNISPKKSWEGAIGGTIMGTLIASSFALFYGNIFTPDGFLGELLNPDRYMTIFDNFTTLGNEPLHIQAMIIIPITLLGTIAGQIGDLVASKFKRTYQIKDFGKIMPGHGGVLDRFDSILFIGLLFLGIFIAITVAYPII, encoded by the coding sequence ATGAAACAAAGAATTATAACCGGAATTATACTTGCATTACTGCTAGTACCCATCGTTTCTATTAATCACCCAGTTGTGTTTATCATTTTCCAAATTGTTTTAATTGCTGCAGTGATTATTGCATCATATGAAATGCTTCATATGTATGAAAAAGAAAAAAAGATTAATATATGGGTTAAGATTGTGATTGTTTTAACAACAATCGTAACTTACTTTAATGTTGGTGGATTAGTTAATCAAATAAACTTTTATAAAGAACCTTCATTCCACTTAATTACATTCACACTACAACCTGTTGTTATTACATCCTTTATTACAGTCATCATGTTAGCTTTATTAGTTTTTGTAGATGATTTTAGTGGGGCAGACATTGGTAAAGCATTTACGATTGTAAATTATGTTGGATTAGGTTTTGCAAGCATTACGATGCTTAGATATATGGGTGTTAGATTTATTATTTATATCGCACTGATTGCCTCAATGACAGACATCTTTGCATATTTTGTAGGCGTGAAATTTGGAAAACATAAAATGGCACCGAATATATCACCTAAAAAGAGTTGGGAAGGTGCAATTGGTGGAACGATTATGGGAACATTAATTGCAAGTTCATTTGCGTTATTCTATGGAAATATTTTTACACCAGATGGTTTCTTAGGTGAATTGTTAAATCCGGATAGATACATGACAATTTTTGATAACTTTACCACTTTAGGGAATGAACCTCTTCATATACAGGCAATGATTATTATTCCAATTACTTTACTAGGAACGATTGCAGGACAAATTGGTGATTTAGTTGCAAGTAAATTCAAAAGAACTTATCAAATTAAAGATTTCGGTAAGATTATGCCAGGACATGGTGGAGTATTAGACAGATTTGATTCAATATTATTTATTGGGTTATTATTCTTAGGTATCTTCATAGCAATTACTGTAGCATATCCGATTATATAA
- the rseP gene encoding RIP metalloprotease RseP, with translation MQILDTVFNIIIFLLSLTLIVSLHELGHFLLAKKAGILIHEYSIGMGPAIYRKKKGETYYAVRVLPLGGYVAMSGEDRENQLLKKDQVVGLVLNENQVVTEILLDQSTKKPSVVGKVVSFDLFGRDMAPLFIELEVSGALTRYEVDRKARYLYGVKNELQITPAESSFETKTLWQRFLVLFCGPLMNFILALVLVFIVALVQGKPSNSNVVNNSSNPALLKGDVITKIGDIEVSNLTEVSNALSNINSHKVSMVVLRNGELQTIEVYLTVVMNNLGIVNYPVEGKRDELYVGGLGTKAKEAGLQFEDKILTINGQTVTTWEEVITIARTYNLKEVSLSVLRDGNVVPNIRYEVFSLETLETIGTDAIQIRVGFDVGYEFNFLYSLYYPFVHFGESISQMVGTIALLINPNSGIGIGELSGPIGIFSLVQNAASQGIFSLLLFIAFLSVNIGLMNLLPIPALDGGRILFLGYEAITKKKFPAKVEFWINQISFYALIALMIYVTFGDVGRLF, from the coding sequence ATGCAAATTTTAGATACAGTATTTAATATCATTATCTTTCTATTATCATTAACTTTAATCGTGTCATTACATGAATTAGGACACTTTTTACTTGCTAAAAAAGCAGGTATATTAATTCATGAGTATTCAATAGGTATGGGACCTGCCATTTATCGTAAGAAAAAAGGCGAAACATACTATGCAGTTAGAGTATTACCACTTGGTGGATATGTAGCCATGAGTGGTGAAGATAGAGAAAATCAATTACTTAAAAAAGATCAAGTGGTTGGTTTAGTCTTAAATGAAAATCAAGTTGTTACAGAAATTTTATTAGATCAATCAACAAAAAAACCAAGTGTTGTCGGTAAAGTTGTTTCATTCGATTTATTCGGTAGAGACATGGCGCCTTTATTTATAGAATTAGAAGTTAGTGGCGCATTAACAAGATATGAAGTTGATCGTAAAGCAAGATATTTATATGGTGTGAAAAATGAATTACAAATTACACCAGCAGAATCATCATTTGAAACCAAAACTTTATGGCAAAGATTCTTAGTTTTATTCTGTGGACCATTAATGAATTTTATCTTAGCGTTAGTTTTAGTCTTTATCGTCGCTTTAGTGCAAGGTAAACCATCAAATAGTAATGTGGTGAATAACTCAAGTAATCCTGCGTTATTAAAAGGTGATGTGATTACTAAAATAGGTGATATTGAAGTATCAAACTTAACTGAGGTAAGTAACGCATTATCAAATATTAATTCTCATAAAGTATCAATGGTTGTGTTACGTAATGGTGAATTACAAACAATTGAAGTTTATTTAACGGTTGTAATGAATAACTTAGGTATTGTGAATTACCCAGTTGAAGGTAAACGCGATGAACTATATGTGGGTGGTTTAGGTACAAAAGCAAAAGAAGCAGGCTTACAGTTTGAAGATAAGATTTTAACAATCAATGGTCAAACGGTTACTACTTGGGAAGAAGTTATTACAATTGCAAGAACTTATAATTTAAAAGAAGTATCATTAAGTGTATTAAGAGATGGCAATGTCGTTCCAAATATTCGTTATGAAGTATTTAGTTTAGAAACACTAGAAACAATTGGTACAGATGCAATCCAAATTAGAGTTGGATTTGATGTTGGATATGAATTTAACTTCTTATATAGTTTATATTACCCATTCGTGCATTTTGGTGAATCCATCAGTCAAATGGTTGGTACCATCGCATTATTAATCAATCCAAACTCAGGTATTGGGATTGGTGAATTATCAGGTCCGATTGGAATTTTCTCACTTGTACAAAATGCGGCAAGTCAAGGAATCTTCTCATTATTACTTTTCATTGCATTTTTATCAGTGAATATTGGATTAATGAATTTACTTCCAATTCCTGCACTTGATGGTGGAAGAATTCTATTCTTAGGCTATGAAGCCATTACAAAGAAAAAATTCCCAGCAAAAGTTGAGTTTTGGATTAATCAAATTAGCTTCTATGCATTAATTGCATTAATGATTTATGTGACGTTTGGTGACGTTGGAAGGCTATTTTAA